From one Pseudopipra pipra isolate bDixPip1 chromosome 2, bDixPip1.hap1, whole genome shotgun sequence genomic stretch:
- the PLEKHB1 gene encoding pleckstrin homology domain-containing family B member 1, whose amino-acid sequence MALVKSGWLWRQSSILRRWKRNWFVLYLDGSLVYYHDETQRDMDGRIHIKYSCRDVRIGRECKDVQPPEGRSRECLLTVVLRDGSKTTLCAESQDDAVAWKMAVLEAKSTPVHVYDPYDDDYYQTVPLDSHQAAYISSGHYGHQYGGPGVTHVIVREDPYRVSGDQMALGLLAGAATGAALGSFMWMPCWF is encoded by the exons ATGGCGCTGGTGAAGAGCGGTTGGCTTTGGCGGCAGA GCTCCATCCTGCGCCGCTGGAAGAGGAACTGGTTTGTGCTGTACCTGGATGGCAGCCTGGTTTACTACCACGATGAGACACAGCGGGACATGGACGGCCGGATCCACATCAAGTACAGCTGCCGGGATGTCCGGATCGGCCGGGAGTGCAAGG ACGTGCAGCCTCCCGAGGGGAGGAGCCGGGAATGCCTCCTGACCGTGGTGCTGCGGGACGGCTCCAAGACCACGCTGTGCGCTGAGAGCCAGGACGACGCCGT TGCTTGGAagatggctgtgctggaggcTAAATCCACCCCG GTGCACGTGTACGACCCCTACGACGACGACTATTACCAGACGGTGCCGCTGGACTCGCACCAGGCCGCCTACATCAGCTCAGGCCACTACGGCCACCAGTACGGAG GTCCCGGGGTGACCCACGTGATCGTGCGGGAGGATCCCTACCGCGTGTCCGGGGACCAGAtggcactggggctgctggcGGGGGCGGCCACCGGCGCCGCCCTGGGCTCCTTCATGTGGATGCCCTGCTGGTTTTAG